In Excalfactoria chinensis isolate bCotChi1 chromosome 3, bCotChi1.hap2, whole genome shotgun sequence, one DNA window encodes the following:
- the LRP11 gene encoding low-density lipoprotein receptor-related protein 11, whose product MAALVLVLLAALGGRAVLPGARSAAPLADLRSQISGVESLLEEFRRQLQQEEPGPPAAAVAGGGGERCGGSGGFSARPDSIIRTKDSIAAGATFLRAPGGAAGWRQCLDACCADPRCTLAVVQGPGRPRAAAELGCFLFNCTHRGRPVCRFAPHRGYSTYSRLVPPPPADDDAASSRGAALVPPAPPPEEEVDEPPVSKAGQDLVLQSPVDWVILDGRESSDDHGIVQYEWTLLQGDSSVEMKVPQPGTLKLSHLQEGTFMFQLTVTDTAGQRSMDNISVTVLPMPHSAVACVGVCSRYQFICDDGCCIDITFACDGVKQCPDGSDETFCQNLSPGRKTVTHSALSTTQQRTVELTDKTDENLSAENTLKATVRNQLLVSLDADMSNQSLSQGPKPQNSGFVPGNSSSGKKTDDKNGNGVIVPKRDQLGDGRPVPETGAVLPLALGLAITALLLLMVACRLRLVRQKLKKARPITSEESDYLINGMYL is encoded by the exons ATGGCGGCgctggtgctggtgctgctggcgGCGCTGGGCGGGCGGGCCGTGCTGCCGGGCGCGCGGAGCGCGGCGCCGCTGGCCGACCTGCGCTCGCAGATCTCGGGCGTGGAGTCGCTGCTGGAGGAGTTCCGccggcagctgcagcaggaggagccgGGACcgccggcggcggcggtggcggGGGGCGGCGGAGAGCGGtgcggcggcagcggcggcttCTCGGCCAGGCCCGACTCCATCATCCGCACCAAGGACTCCATCGCGGCCGGCGCCACGTTCCTGCGGGCcccgggcggcgcggcgggctGGCGGCAGTGCCTGGACGCCTGCTGCGCCGATCCGCGCTGCACCCTGGCCGTGGTGCAGGGGCCGGGGCGTccgcgggcggcggcggagctGGGCTGCTTTCTCTTCAACTGCACGCACCGCGGCCGGCCCGTCTGCCGCTTCGCCCCGCACCGCGGCTACAGCACCTACAGCCGCCTCgtcccgccgccgcccgccgacGACGACGCCGCTTCGTCCCGCGGGGCGGCCCTCgtcccgcccgccccgccgccgg aaGAAGAAGTCGATGAGCCTCCAGTGAGCAAAGCGGGACAAGATCTTGTGCTGCAGTCACCTGTCGACTGGGTGATTTTGGATGGTCGCGAAAGTTCAGATGACCATGGAATCGTGCAGTATGAATGGACGTTGCTGCAAGGTGATTCATCTGTTGAAATGAAG GTACCACAGCCAGGAACGCTGAAGCTGTCTCATCTTCAGGAAGGCACATTCATGTTCCAGCTCACCGTGACAGACACTGCTGGTCAGCGGAGCATGGATAACATCTCCGTGACTGTTCTTCCTATGCCTCATTCTGCAGTAG CCTGTGTCGGGGTTTGCTCTCGCTATCAGTTTATCTGTGATGATGGTTGCTGCATCGACATCACATTTGCTTGCGATGGAGTGAAACAGTGCCCCGATGGCTCCGATGAAACTTTCTGCCAGAACC TCAGCCCAGGACGGAAGACAGTAACTCATTCAGCCCTCAGCACTACCCAGCAAAGGACCGTAGAACTGACAGACAAAACAGACGAGAACTTATCTGCAGAAAACACCCTGAAAGCCACCGTCAGAAATCAACTGCTCGTTTCACTGGATGCAGACATGTCCAACCAGTCGCTTTCTCAGGGaccaaaaccacaaaacagtgGATTTGTGCCAG GTAACAGTtcctcagggaaaaaaacagatgataaaaatggaaatggcGTCATCGTGCCAAAGAGAGATCAGCTCGGAGATGGTCGTCCAGTCCCAGAAACAG GTGCTGTACTACCTTTGGCCTTAGGTTTGGCCATCACTGCTTTACTGCTGCTTATGGTTGCTTGCAGACTGCGTTTGGTGAGACAGAAGCTTAAAAAAGCTCGACCCATTACATCTGAAGAGTCTGATTACCTCATCAATGGGATGTATCTCTAA